The Saccharopolyspora gloriosae genome window below encodes:
- a CDS encoding sporulation protein codes for MFKKMLRAFGIGGPTVDTVLSEPHVYPGSTLSGEVRIAAGDGEVDIERVTLRFEARSELERGDEQHDATVEFLHAIVAENFRVEANEHKVIPFAIPVPWETPLNVVDGQQLPGVQLGVRTELAVAKSVDKGDLDGLFVAPLPSQSRVLDAFGALGFQFKSTDLEIAQLAGIEQQLPMFQEIEFYAPHQYEGRINEVELTFVADAEGLHVVLEADRRGGLFRSGEDAFGRFHRTHAEAEQVDWVAELTRWLDEVAQRGGLFGGGHEHGHHEHHEEQRGGPGWGGVAAGAALGVGAGIVGGMVVGEVMDEAGDFFEGDED; via the coding sequence GTGTTCAAGAAGATGCTGCGGGCGTTCGGGATCGGCGGTCCCACCGTCGACACGGTGCTCTCCGAACCGCACGTGTACCCGGGCTCCACCCTCTCCGGTGAGGTTCGCATCGCCGCCGGCGACGGAGAGGTCGACATCGAGCGGGTGACGCTGCGGTTCGAGGCGCGCTCCGAGCTGGAACGCGGAGATGAGCAGCACGACGCCACCGTCGAGTTCCTGCACGCCATCGTCGCCGAGAATTTCCGCGTCGAGGCGAACGAGCACAAGGTGATCCCCTTCGCGATTCCCGTGCCGTGGGAGACCCCGCTCAACGTCGTCGACGGCCAGCAGCTGCCGGGAGTGCAACTCGGCGTGCGGACCGAACTCGCCGTCGCGAAGAGCGTGGACAAGGGCGACCTCGACGGCTTGTTCGTCGCGCCGCTGCCCTCGCAGTCCAGGGTGCTGGACGCATTCGGCGCCCTCGGCTTCCAGTTCAAGTCGACCGACCTGGAGATCGCGCAGCTGGCAGGCATCGAGCAGCAGCTGCCGATGTTCCAGGAGATCGAGTTCTACGCGCCGCACCAGTACGAGGGCCGCATCAACGAGGTCGAGCTGACCTTCGTGGCCGACGCGGAGGGCCTGCACGTCGTCCTCGAAGCAGACCGGCGGGGCGGGCTGTTCCGCTCGGGGGAGGACGCGTTCGGCCGGTTCCACCGGACGCACGCGGAGGCGGAGCAGGTCGACTGGGTCGCGGAGCTGACCCGCTGGCTCGACGAGGTCGCCCAGCGCGGCGGACTGTTCGGCGGCGGCCACGAGCACGGCCACCACGAGCACCACGAGGAACAGCGCGGCGGCCCCGGCTGGGGTGGCGTCGCGGCCGGAGCCGCGCTCGGCGTGGGCGCGGGCATCGTGGGCGGCATGGTCGTGGGCGAAGTGATGGACGAAGCAGGCGACTTCTTCGAGGGCGACGAGGACTGA
- a CDS encoding family 2B encapsulin nanocompartment shell protein, translating to MTRETNTEDPTDVGSGARPALSLGTAAARNLSTTTKTPPQMQGITSRWLQRTLPWVEASSGTYRVNRRLTYTLGDGRVTFVSTGREVRVVPQELQELPALRGFDDADVLGALADRFVQREYGPGEVLAEAGSAVDRILLLAHGKAHKLTAGEYGDDAVLGLLADGDHAGSGLLVDQDGTWKFTVKTVTTCTVLELRGDVIEQTAARSEALRAHLDEVRSRPVQSQNKHGEAEIGIHSGHTGEAALGGTFVDYETAPREYELAVAQSVLRVHTRVSDLYSTPMDQTEQQLRLTIEALRERQEHDLINNPDFGLLHNADLSQRIHTRTGPPTPDDLDELLSKRRKTRLFMAHPQAIAAFGRECNRRGVLPETVQVEGVRVTGWRGVPILPNDKIPVTEAGTSSILAMRTGAEDNGVVGLRQTGIPDEYEPGLNVRFMGMDEHAVVSYLVSTYYSAAVLVPDALGVLEHVETTR from the coding sequence ATGACCCGCGAGACCAACACCGAGGACCCGACCGACGTGGGTTCCGGCGCTCGCCCCGCACTGAGCCTGGGCACCGCGGCGGCGCGGAACCTGTCGACGACGACCAAGACCCCGCCGCAGATGCAGGGCATCACATCCCGCTGGCTGCAACGGACCCTGCCGTGGGTGGAGGCGAGCTCGGGCACCTACCGGGTGAACCGGCGGCTCACCTACACCCTCGGCGACGGGCGCGTCACGTTCGTCAGCACCGGCCGGGAAGTGCGGGTGGTGCCGCAGGAGCTCCAGGAACTGCCGGCGTTGCGGGGATTCGACGACGCCGACGTGCTCGGCGCGCTAGCCGACCGGTTCGTGCAACGCGAGTACGGGCCCGGCGAAGTGCTGGCCGAAGCCGGATCGGCCGTGGACCGAATCCTGCTGCTGGCGCACGGGAAAGCGCACAAGCTGACCGCCGGCGAGTACGGCGACGACGCGGTGCTCGGCCTGCTCGCCGACGGCGACCACGCCGGCTCCGGCCTGCTGGTCGACCAGGACGGGACCTGGAAGTTCACAGTCAAGACCGTCACCACCTGCACCGTGCTCGAACTGCGCGGCGACGTGATCGAACAGACCGCGGCCCGTTCCGAAGCGCTGCGCGCGCACCTGGACGAAGTCCGGTCGCGTCCGGTGCAGTCGCAGAACAAGCACGGTGAAGCGGAGATCGGCATCCACTCCGGGCACACCGGAGAAGCGGCGCTCGGCGGGACGTTCGTCGACTACGAGACCGCGCCCCGTGAGTACGAACTGGCGGTCGCGCAATCCGTGCTGCGGGTGCACACCCGCGTGTCCGACCTCTACAGCACGCCGATGGACCAGACCGAGCAGCAGCTGCGCCTCACCATCGAAGCACTCCGCGAACGCCAAGAACACGACCTCATCAACAACCCAGACTTCGGACTCCTCCACAACGCAGACCTCTCCCAACGCATCCACACCCGCACCGGCCCACCCACCCCCGACGACCTCGACGAACTCCTCTCCAAGCGCCGCAAGACCCGGCTGTTCATGGCCCACCCGCAGGCGATCGCGGCGTTCGGCAGGGAATGCAACCGCCGGGGCGTGCTGCCGGAGACGGTGCAGGTCGAAGGCGTGCGCGTGACCGGGTGGCGCGGGGTGCCGATCCTGCCCAACGACAAGATCCCCGTCACCGAAGCCGGAACCAGCTCGATCCTGGCGATGCGCACCGGCGCCGAGGACAACGGAGTCGTCGGCTTGCGCCAGACCGGCATCCCCGACGAGTACGAACCCGGCCTCAACGTGCGCTTCATGGGGATGGACGAGCACGCCGTGGTGTCCTACCTGGTCAGCACGTACTACTCGGCCGCAGTGCTGGTCCCCGACGCGCTCGGGGTGCTCGAACACGTCGAAACCACCCGTTGA
- a CDS encoding family 2 encapsulin nanocompartment cargo protein polyprenyl transferase, with protein MTAQVGRARTVTDTLRTGRNFLDPALRAAVGSLPESMQRIVGHHFGWRDEHGAPVDEDQGKAIRPTLVLLAGRAVGADPQQVLPAAVAVELVHNFSLLHDDVMDGDLTRRHRPTAWSVFGSGPAILAGDALLTLAAEVLTSSGHPAAIAGLKELNATVLDLVDGQSSDMSFERRSDVALPECLTMVGSKTGALLGCSCALGAFFGGASEERVEHLRRFGFRLGLAFQLVDDVLGIWGDPAVTGKPVHSDLRNRKKSLPVVAALNSGTAAGRELAELYADGRELSEQDAVRAARLVSDSGARDWSRTHIGTLEAEALHHLNTADPEPGPAAELTELTHMLTRRRH; from the coding sequence ATGACTGCACAAGTGGGACGGGCGCGAACGGTGACCGACACGCTGCGCACGGGCCGGAACTTCCTGGACCCCGCGCTGCGCGCCGCAGTCGGTTCGCTGCCCGAGTCGATGCAGCGCATCGTCGGCCACCACTTCGGCTGGCGGGACGAGCACGGCGCGCCGGTGGACGAAGACCAGGGCAAAGCGATCCGGCCGACGTTGGTGTTGCTGGCCGGACGCGCCGTGGGCGCGGATCCGCAGCAGGTGCTGCCCGCGGCGGTCGCGGTGGAGCTGGTGCACAACTTCTCGCTGCTGCACGACGACGTGATGGACGGCGACCTGACCCGGCGGCACCGGCCCACGGCGTGGAGCGTGTTCGGCTCCGGACCGGCGATCCTCGCCGGTGACGCGCTGCTCACGCTGGCGGCGGAGGTGCTCACCAGCAGCGGGCACCCGGCGGCGATCGCGGGGCTCAAGGAGCTCAACGCCACCGTGCTGGACCTGGTGGACGGGCAGAGCTCCGACATGTCGTTCGAGCGGCGCTCGGACGTGGCCCTGCCCGAATGCCTCACGATGGTCGGGTCGAAGACGGGGGCGCTGCTCGGTTGCAGTTGCGCCCTCGGCGCGTTCTTCGGCGGGGCGAGCGAGGAGCGGGTCGAGCACCTGCGGCGCTTCGGGTTCCGCCTCGGCCTGGCGTTCCAGCTGGTCGATGACGTGCTGGGCATTTGGGGGGATCCGGCGGTGACCGGGAAACCGGTGCATTCGGACCTGCGGAACCGGAAGAAGTCGCTGCCGGTGGTGGCGGCGTTGAACTCCGGCACCGCGGCGGGCCGGGAACTGGCGGAGCTCTACGCGGACGGCCGCGAGCTGTCCGAGCAGGACGCCGTCCGCGCCGCGCGGCTGGTGTCCGACTCCGGTGCCAGGGATTGGAGCCGCACCCACATCGGCACGCTGGAAGCGGAAGCCCTGCACCACCTCAACACCGCCGACCCCGAGCCGGGGCCGGCCGCGGAGCTCACCGAGCTCACGCACATGCTCACCCGACGCCGACACTGA
- a CDS encoding glycohydrolase toxin TNT-related protein, with protein sequence MHAGDERWGPEFLPRPWQQPVGPLLAEYSRSGDLEPAEFLDTYWDSAANSWRYPSQDGFEVDPDGNPDKHPEVLDVGDDLDRFGSEYGSFLAPAGDDYAERSLPPQSLTTREADFPCGYHRYEVARSFTVWEGPIAPWFAQPGGGTQILLDSAFLQPGEGQRLNVRWLLSNGYLKPADDLR encoded by the coding sequence GTGCATGCCGGCGACGAGCGCTGGGGGCCGGAATTCCTGCCTCGGCCGTGGCAGCAACCGGTCGGCCCGCTGCTGGCCGAGTACTCCCGCAGCGGCGACCTCGAGCCCGCCGAATTCCTCGACACCTACTGGGATTCGGCGGCGAACAGCTGGAGGTACCCGTCGCAGGACGGCTTCGAGGTGGACCCGGACGGCAACCCCGACAAGCACCCCGAAGTGCTGGACGTCGGTGACGACCTGGACCGCTTCGGCTCCGAGTACGGCTCGTTCCTCGCTCCTGCCGGGGACGACTACGCCGAGCGCTCCCTCCCGCCGCAAAGCCTCACCACCCGCGAAGCCGACTTCCCCTGCGGCTACCACCGCTACGAAGTGGCCCGATCGTTCACCGTCTGGGAAGGCCCGATCGCACCCTGGTTCGCGCAGCCCGGCGGCGGCACCCAGATCCTGCTCGACTCCGCATTCCTCCAGCCGGGCGAGGGGCAGCGGCTGAACGTCAGGTGGCTGCTGTCCAACGGGTACCTCAAGCCCGCCGACGATCTACGGTAG
- a CDS encoding DUF1015 family protein, translated as MTSSVRVGVDIRPFRAWVLAPERLRGLADRHATPWDRVDVGNSVRLLGEWKRLAVLARDERPAMYVYEQSGPLGVQRGVISAVHLDSRLLPHEDVTPAHTDGMVELMRAGEMSMPPILLGYSGTDRIAEQLDAATRRRPLTELRTPDGQEHRVWRLAEREICGQIIDALHQRAALIADGHHRHVAARRFRRDVHAAGHGRGPWDYLPALLVDTKRSPLRLRPVHRVLPHADPWKVLAAAQQWFQITALSGPLEEWLDVLRARAYHGPAFIVATPDRAFLLDRPDAHFLSGPCGRFPESLRSMHISVLQAFLDTVRDSPAMAVHYEPSAPRALHVVREVGGIAAITFPPSKLDLSAAAATGVRLPPKATAFGPNPHPGLVLRTLPSPRLP; from the coding sequence GTGACGAGTTCGGTACGTGTGGGAGTGGACATCCGCCCGTTCCGCGCCTGGGTTCTCGCGCCCGAACGCCTGCGCGGCCTCGCGGACCGGCACGCCACGCCGTGGGATCGTGTCGACGTCGGGAATTCCGTGCGGCTGCTCGGCGAGTGGAAACGGCTCGCGGTACTCGCTCGCGACGAGCGTCCCGCGATGTACGTCTACGAGCAGTCCGGGCCGCTCGGAGTGCAGCGCGGCGTGATCTCCGCCGTGCACCTGGACAGCCGGCTGTTGCCGCACGAGGACGTCACCCCGGCCCATACCGACGGCATGGTCGAGTTGATGCGGGCGGGGGAGATGAGCATGCCGCCCATCCTGCTCGGCTATTCCGGGACGGACCGCATCGCCGAACAGCTGGACGCGGCGACCCGGCGACGGCCGTTGACCGAGCTGCGCACCCCGGACGGGCAGGAGCACCGCGTGTGGCGACTCGCGGAACGGGAGATCTGCGGGCAGATCATCGATGCGCTGCACCAGCGGGCCGCGCTCATCGCCGACGGGCACCACCGCCACGTCGCCGCCCGCCGGTTCCGCAGGGACGTCCACGCCGCTGGGCACGGCCGTGGTCCGTGGGACTACCTGCCCGCGTTGCTCGTCGACACCAAACGCAGTCCGCTGCGGTTGCGGCCGGTGCATCGGGTGTTGCCGCACGCCGACCCGTGGAAGGTGCTCGCCGCCGCGCAGCAGTGGTTCCAGATCACCGCGCTGAGCGGGCCGCTGGAGGAATGGCTGGACGTGCTGCGGGCGCGGGCATACCACGGACCGGCGTTCATCGTGGCGACACCGGACAGGGCGTTCCTGCTCGACCGGCCTGATGCGCATTTCCTCTCCGGGCCGTGCGGGAGGTTCCCGGAATCGTTGCGGTCGATGCACATCTCCGTGTTGCAGGCTTTCCTCGACACAGTGCGGGACTCGCCTGCAATGGCTGTGCACTACGAGCCGAGCGCGCCGAGGGCGTTGCACGTGGTGCGCGAAGTCGGGGGGATCGCCGCCATCACGTTCCCGCCGAGCAAACTGGACCTGTCCGCGGCGGCGGCGACCGGGGTGCGCCTCCCGCCGAAGGCGACGGCGTTCGGCCCCAACCCGCACCCCGGCCTGGTCCTGCGCACGCTGCCCAGCCCCCGCCTGCCCTGA
- a CDS encoding helix-turn-helix domain-containing protein gives MRWNLRLAAANRGIWKAGDLQRRLAERGMVISAGKMSALWSGQPGSVKLDDLDVLCAVLGCGVDELLIPQPERVGGARAAESEHSDPV, from the coding sequence ATGCGGTGGAACCTGCGGCTGGCTGCGGCCAATCGCGGCATTTGGAAGGCGGGTGACCTGCAACGCAGGCTCGCCGAGCGGGGCATGGTGATCTCGGCCGGCAAGATGTCCGCGCTGTGGTCCGGCCAGCCGGGCAGCGTCAAGCTCGACGACCTGGACGTGCTCTGTGCCGTCCTCGGCTGCGGGGTGGACGAGCTGCTGATCCCGCAGCCTGAGCGGGTAGGCGGCGCTCGTGCGGCGGAATCGGAGCATTCGGATCCGGTGTGA
- a CDS encoding type IV toxin-antitoxin system AbiEi family antitoxin, with the protein MPRRTIVDWDGVATAATHGVLTARALDELGVPRQTVYHRASIGGPWKRLLPGVIMLSSGTPTLEQRHDAALRYAGTGAMITGLAACRLHGMTRLPETDEVHMLIPEARKRASKGFAEIERTTRLPSPVTRDGFRVAPLVRALLDAARRLPSLDQVRALLAEAVQRDLVTPEALAAEAKAGSRRGVARCRVVLEEMGANVHSPAESWAYRLAQSSDLPAMQWNVRLLGPDGTLLGIPDGWIDEVGLAWQIDSMEYHLRPTGYENTVFRHTLMTAAGVVVVHTLPKRLRSDPSAVLDELRRSYRAAQQRPRPRVTAVPRVPAPR; encoded by the coding sequence ATGCCGAGGAGAACGATCGTTGACTGGGACGGGGTGGCCACCGCCGCCACTCACGGTGTCCTCACCGCGCGCGCTCTCGACGAACTCGGCGTGCCAAGACAAACCGTGTACCACCGGGCGTCGATCGGCGGCCCGTGGAAGCGGCTGCTGCCGGGCGTCATCATGCTGTCGTCCGGCACCCCCACCCTTGAGCAGCGCCATGACGCCGCTCTGCGGTACGCGGGAACCGGGGCGATGATCACCGGTCTGGCCGCATGCCGCTTGCACGGCATGACGCGCCTTCCCGAAACCGACGAAGTGCACATGCTCATTCCGGAAGCCCGCAAACGCGCCAGCAAGGGTTTCGCCGAGATCGAGCGGACCACGCGCCTCCCGTCGCCGGTCACCCGCGATGGCTTCCGAGTGGCACCGCTCGTCCGGGCGTTGCTCGACGCCGCGCGCCGCCTGCCCTCGCTGGACCAGGTCCGGGCCTTGCTGGCCGAGGCGGTGCAGCGGGATTTGGTGACGCCGGAAGCTCTGGCGGCCGAGGCCAAAGCCGGTTCGCGGCGCGGCGTCGCCCGATGTCGCGTCGTGCTGGAGGAAATGGGAGCCAACGTGCATTCCCCTGCCGAGAGCTGGGCTTACCGCTTGGCGCAGAGCTCGGATTTGCCTGCCATGCAGTGGAACGTGCGGCTGCTGGGCCCGGACGGGACTTTGCTCGGGATTCCGGACGGCTGGATCGACGAGGTGGGACTCGCCTGGCAGATCGACTCGATGGAGTACCACCTGCGGCCCACCGGCTACGAGAACACGGTGTTCCGCCACACGCTCATGACCGCCGCCGGTGTCGTCGTGGTCCACACGTTGCCGAAGCGCCTCCGCTCCGACCCTTCCGCGGTTCTCGACGAACTTCGCCGCTCGTACCGCGCGGCCCAGCAACGTCCCCGCCCACGGGTGACCGCGGTCCCTCGTGTTCCAGCACCACGCTGA
- a CDS encoding terpene synthase family protein, producing MPTAGSTDFGVPASGIRDQVLLAAWTHPDVPGPELALIACFGVWVDAVRHHLRRHRQAATAERYAAKLRANLAGPPGGSVPRDAADPVERGLCDLRARVAPSWRWQLDTALIDLLRGQPAESAGSVVSRVPNPIDHLELGRGPGPGPWAAQLVAYGLRTTLPAEVTGGAAFRAVHNAFCDVVLLRSPWDPASEDAERSGSVVVLQRHFGQSRPLAMAMLGDLQARRSQRFDELTSAELPALLAACRDEAQRETVLRYVQGLRDWLAGMLAWRPNAAEAEVEAATRPAPARQRTANRVRLPDFFMPFDTHPNPRLEAARRHTRAWARQHGLLDGGAPEPAMRQWTPSGFDAADYALLAALTEPDADEAELGLAADRQVWSWRADDHLIASGGGAEFLSRLPQLLRPDSRAAGASWERALTDVWRRTTADLGSRPRREIAVRLAEMLELRAAELGAAETADPLELLASRRRTCGGELTAALLRHRHAPGIPAELFATVPMRTMATTFAEVGALRHDLFRYRAGPAEAHPVPDVVTAIAAFLCCGPHQAVAIADDMCTARLRRFESIAHREIPVLVEEFELTAAAGTRLERYVRGLQQWTAGELRWISVTGRYAGTGDRPRRARRALGRPGFPRQRFLRRTPG from the coding sequence GTGCCCACAGCAGGCTCCACCGACTTCGGAGTTCCCGCATCCGGCATCCGGGACCAGGTGCTGCTCGCCGCCTGGACGCATCCCGATGTCCCGGGCCCGGAGCTGGCGCTGATCGCCTGCTTCGGGGTGTGGGTGGACGCGGTGCGCCACCACCTGCGGCGACACCGCCAGGCGGCCACGGCCGAGCGCTACGCGGCGAAGCTGCGGGCGAACCTGGCCGGTCCGCCGGGCGGAAGTGTTCCCAGGGACGCCGCTGACCCGGTCGAGCGCGGCCTGTGCGACCTGCGCGCACGGGTCGCTCCGTCGTGGCGGTGGCAGCTCGATACCGCGCTGATCGACCTGCTGCGCGGGCAGCCGGCGGAGTCGGCCGGGTCGGTGGTGTCCCGAGTGCCCAATCCGATCGACCACCTGGAGCTGGGGCGCGGACCCGGCCCAGGTCCGTGGGCGGCGCAGTTGGTGGCGTACGGACTGCGCACCACGCTCCCCGCCGAGGTCACCGGTGGTGCGGCTTTCCGCGCGGTGCACAACGCGTTCTGCGACGTGGTGCTGCTTCGATCGCCGTGGGATCCCGCGTCGGAGGACGCCGAGCGTTCCGGCAGCGTCGTCGTGCTGCAACGGCACTTCGGGCAGTCCCGCCCGCTGGCCATGGCCATGCTCGGCGATCTGCAGGCGCGGCGGTCGCAGCGGTTCGACGAGCTGACCTCCGCTGAGCTGCCCGCGCTGCTCGCGGCCTGCCGGGACGAGGCGCAGCGCGAGACGGTGCTCCGCTACGTGCAAGGTCTGCGGGATTGGCTGGCCGGGATGCTGGCGTGGCGGCCGAACGCGGCGGAGGCCGAGGTCGAAGCGGCGACCCGGCCCGCCCCGGCGAGGCAGCGCACGGCGAACCGGGTGCGGCTGCCGGACTTCTTCATGCCCTTCGACACCCATCCGAATCCCAGGCTCGAAGCGGCCAGGCGGCACACCCGCGCTTGGGCGCGGCAGCACGGGCTGCTCGACGGCGGCGCCCCGGAACCGGCGATGCGGCAATGGACGCCCTCGGGTTTCGACGCCGCCGACTACGCGCTGCTGGCCGCGCTGACCGAGCCGGACGCGGACGAGGCGGAGTTGGGGCTGGCCGCCGACCGCCAAGTGTGGTCGTGGCGCGCCGACGACCACCTGATCGCCTCCGGCGGAGGAGCCGAGTTCCTGAGCAGGCTCCCCCAGCTGCTGCGCCCGGATTCGCGGGCCGCGGGGGCCTCGTGGGAACGGGCGTTGACCGACGTGTGGCGGCGCACCACCGCCGACCTCGGCTCCCGGCCGCGCAGGGAGATCGCGGTTCGGCTCGCGGAGATGCTCGAACTCCGGGCGGCGGAATTGGGCGCCGCGGAGACGGCGGATCCGCTGGAACTGCTCGCATCGCGGCGCCGCACCTGCGGGGGCGAGCTCACCGCCGCGCTCCTGCGCCACCGGCATGCGCCGGGAATCCCGGCCGAACTGTTCGCGACCGTCCCGATGCGGACGATGGCGACGACGTTCGCCGAGGTCGGAGCCCTGCGCCACGACCTGTTCCGCTACCGCGCCGGACCAGCGGAAGCCCACCCGGTGCCGGACGTGGTCACCGCGATCGCGGCCTTCCTCTGCTGCGGCCCGCACCAGGCGGTGGCGATCGCGGACGACATGTGCACGGCCCGCCTGCGGCGGTTCGAGTCGATCGCGCATCGGGAGATTCCCGTGCTGGTCGAAGAATTCGAGCTCACCGCAGCGGCCGGCACTCGGCTGGAGCGGTACGTGCGCGGGTTGCAGCAGTGGACGGCGGGCGAGCTGCGGTGGATCTCCGTCACCGGTCGCTACGCGGGCACCGGCGACCGGCCGCGCCGGGCCCGCCGGGCTCTCGGGCGGCCCGGATTTCCGCGCCAGCGCTTCCTGCGCCGAACACCCGGCTAG
- a CDS encoding family 2B encapsulin nanocompartment shell protein has protein sequence MTVADSGVDENEQPQLSLGTAAARNLATTTKTPPQMQGITSRWLLRMLPWTQATGGTYRVNRRLTYTLGDGRVTFTNTGSDVRVIPQELRELPLLRGFDDESVLGALADRFVQQNFEPGDVIVEAGSAVDQVFLLAHGKVNKLGRGEYGDDAVLGVLADGDYFGEGALVSADQTWSHTIKAVTSGTLLALRHQSLQEMNAAEPLRAHLDQVRTAPGKAQNDHGEAEIDIHSGHTGEHPLAGTYVDYQLAPREYELSVAQTVLRVHSRVADLYNQPMNQTEQQLRLTIEALRERQEHDLINNPDFGLLHNADLSQRIHTRTGPPTPDDLDELLSTVWKEPSFFLAHPRAIAAFGRECSKRGLYPQNVDFQGHQIPAWRGVPLLPCNKIGISETRTSSIMLMRAGEQNQGVVGLHQTGIPDEYQPGLSVRFMGINESAVISYLVSTYYSAAVLVPDALGVLEHVEIGREG, from the coding sequence GTGACCGTGGCGGATTCGGGTGTCGACGAGAACGAGCAGCCGCAGCTGAGCCTGGGGACGGCGGCAGCGCGCAACCTCGCGACAACGACCAAGACCCCACCGCAGATGCAGGGCATCACGTCCCGCTGGCTGCTGCGGATGCTGCCGTGGACCCAGGCGACGGGCGGGACCTACCGGGTCAACCGCAGGCTCACCTACACCCTGGGCGACGGGCGGGTGACCTTCACCAACACCGGCTCGGACGTCCGCGTGATCCCCCAAGAACTGCGCGAACTGCCGCTGCTGCGGGGATTCGACGACGAGTCGGTGCTGGGCGCGCTCGCCGACCGCTTCGTGCAGCAGAACTTCGAGCCCGGCGACGTCATCGTCGAAGCCGGCAGCGCCGTGGACCAGGTGTTCCTGCTCGCGCACGGCAAGGTGAACAAGCTCGGCCGTGGCGAGTACGGCGATGACGCGGTGCTCGGCGTGCTCGCCGACGGCGACTACTTCGGCGAGGGCGCGCTGGTCTCGGCGGACCAGACCTGGAGCCACACGATCAAGGCCGTCACCTCGGGCACGTTGCTGGCCCTGCGGCACCAGAGCCTGCAGGAGATGAACGCCGCCGAGCCGCTGCGCGCGCACCTCGACCAGGTGCGGACGGCTCCCGGCAAGGCGCAGAACGACCACGGTGAAGCGGAGATCGACATCCACTCCGGGCACACCGGGGAGCACCCGCTCGCCGGGACCTACGTGGACTACCAGCTCGCCCCGCGCGAGTACGAGCTGAGCGTGGCGCAAACGGTGCTGCGGGTGCACAGCCGGGTCGCGGATCTCTACAACCAGCCGATGAACCAGACCGAGCAGCAGCTGCGCCTCACCATCGAAGCACTCCGCGAACGCCAAGAACACGACCTCATCAACAACCCCGACTTCGGACTCCTCCACAACGCAGACCTCTCCCAACGCATCCACACCCGCACCGGCCCACCCACCCCCGACGACCTCGACGAACTCCTCTCCACGGTGTGGAAGGAACCGAGCTTCTTCCTGGCCCACCCGCGCGCGATCGCCGCGTTCGGCCGCGAGTGCAGCAAGCGCGGCCTGTACCCGCAGAACGTGGACTTCCAGGGCCATCAGATCCCGGCGTGGCGCGGCGTGCCGCTGCTGCCGTGCAACAAGATCGGGATCTCGGAGACCCGCACCAGCTCGATCATGCTGATGCGCGCGGGCGAGCAGAACCAGGGCGTGGTCGGCCTGCACCAGACCGGCATCCCCGACGAGTACCAGCCGGGGCTGTCGGTGCGGTTCATGGGCATCAACGAGAGCGCGGTGATCTCGTACCTGGTCAGCACCTACTACTCCGCCGCAGTGCTGGTCCCCGACGCACTCGGCGTGCTGGAGCACGTCGAGATCGGTCGCGAGGGCTGA